The Alkalihalobacillus sp. TS-13 genomic interval CAAATACGATCCATCAAATGTCTGAATTGCTCCAGACCATTGCGAAGATGACCCGTTTTTCCCCTTTCTTAGTGGATGAGGAAAAAAATATCCGGGTCATATTGAAAGAAGAAGATTTTGAATTCTACTTGTATAGAGGGTTCGGCTACATTCGGCATTACGCAAATGAAAATTGGGTCATCATCACCGATATCATATCTGCTCTCGCAACCATGGCCCAATCAATGGATAAACAATTCCATGATGATCTATGGAACTTCGCCGTCCAAACTGCAAAAGGCATCGCCAAACACGAAATTTATCATCTCGATCGAAAATACCTATTACATCAACTTTCGAATCTAGCGACTGCAACCAATCGTGAAAGTGATTATCGGAAAATCGAACAAGACTATCTCATGGAAACGTAAAAGAGGTGCAGTTACCAAGCAACTGCACCCTTTTCATGTGATGTCCAGACTATTCATGACTTCCTGTCGTAAGTTAACAAATTGCGTGCTGTTCCGATCCCGATGACGCGGCATGTCATTCATGACTTCTTTTACAACTTTTCCAGGACGTGAACTTAGGACAAAAACCCTGTCTGCTAAATACAAGGCTTCATCAATATCATGTGTAATCAACACCATTGTCTGGTTGGAGCCCTGCCATAAATTGATCAATTCATTCTGCATGGTAAGTCTTGTGATGGCATCCAATGCGCCGTATGGTTCATCCAACAAAAGAACTTCAGGATCCATGACAAGTGCCCTCGCAATGGATGCACGTTGTTTCATGCCTCCAGACAGTTGATGCGGATAATATGTTTTAAAATTCTCCAAGCCTACCTTACCCAGTACATTATGGATACGTTCACGGCGTTCTTTTTTGGAGACATTGGCTAATTCCAGGCCAAGCCCGACATTATCTTCGATGGTTCTCCATGGATAAAGAGCATGTTCCTGAAATATCATGACGCGATTCGAATCCGGTTCTCTTATCGTATTTCCGTCGGCTGAGACTTCCCCGGAAGACGGCTGTTCCAAACCAGCCAGCATTCTGAGTGCAGTACTTTTACCACAACCTGACGGACCGACGATTGCAACGAATTCTCCT includes:
- a CDS encoding ABC transporter ATP-binding protein, whose amino-acid sequence is MMKTLELKNVNKTYGSLTVLEDLSLDVEKGEFVAIVGPSGCGKSTALRMLAGLEQPSSGEVSADGNTIREPDSNRVMIFQEHALYPWRTIEDNVGLGLELANVSKKERRERIHNVLGKVGLENFKTYYPHQLSGGMKQRASIARALVMDPEVLLLDEPYGALDAITRLTMQNELINLWQGSNQTMVLITHDIDEALYLADRVFVLSSRPGKVVKEVMNDMPRHRDRNSTQFVNLRQEVMNSLDIT